The DNA region AGTTCTTCCATATAGAATGCAGGAAAGATATACGAGGGACAGGAGACTAGTGGATATCGATACAATAGTTTTCGAAAATGATAAACTGAAAGCAACTTTTCTTCCAGCTTACGGAGGAAGACTCTATTCTCTTGAAAATAAGAGTACAGGCAAAGAACTATTATATAAAAACAATATATTCCAACCTGCGAATCTGGCTATAAGGGATGCTTGGTTCTCAGGTGGCATTGAATGGAATATTGCACAGTACGGTCATACTTTCTCAACATGCTCTCCTATGTTTTTTGCCATATGTGAAGATGATGATGGAAATGAATTTCTTAGAATGTATGAATATGAAAGATGTAAAAGCATTTTCTGGAATATTGACTTTCATTTGCCTGAAGGTAGAGATGTTTTGAGTGCTTATGTGAGGATAGTCAACGATAACAATCATACTATACCTATGTATTGGTGGACAAATATTGCCGTTGAAGAAAAAAGAGATATCAGAGTGTTTTCTGGTTCCAATGACATTATATATCAAGATGTGGAAACAATGAAAAAGATAAATAACCAACATGCATATGGATATGGACAAATGCCTCATATTTATTCTTTTGGCGATATGGACGTTTCATATCCTGAGAAATTCAAAACATCAATAGAGTATTTTTTCCAGAATGAGAATGATGATACACCATGGGAAGCAGTAAAATATAATAATGGAGATATATTCATTGAACGTTCGTCCAACAGAATTCATTATAAGAAAATGTTTTGCTGGGGAACTCACAAGGGTGGTAAGAGTTGGCAACATCTACTATCTGCAAATGATACAGATGCTTATCTTGAACTTCAATCAGGAATGGCAAATACGCAGGAACATGGAATTGATATGCCTCCAAATACAGTTTGGGACTTTGCGGAATTTTTCAGTTCCACAAATATGAAAGTGGATAATATGAGAGATGATTGGAAATTAGAGAAAGAAGAAATATATAAGTGTGTTGAAAATAAAATAAATAGTAGCGATGTGAACGAGTACTATGAAGAAATGAAAAAACTTGCTGAACATGCGCCAAAAAAAATTATATATCATGGTTCAGGATGGGGTGCTTTAGAAATAGAAAGACGTAAAAAATATAATCAACAAGATATTCCAAAAGGTTTGATTTTCCCTAAGGAAACGTTATCAGAAGAGCAAGATGATTGGTTTCATTTGCTTTCGTATAATATGATGCCAAAAATAAAAGGTTCAGAATTACCTGCTTCTTGGATGGTAGATAAGAAATGGCAGTATATTTTAGAGAAAAGTACTGATATAGAGACTAATGTGATGTCCATAATTCATTTGGGAAATATATATTATGAGAATGGAGAAAGAAAAAAAGCTATAGATATGTGGGAAAAATCCATAAAATTGACACCAACAGCTTTGGCTTACAGAAATATAGCTTATTACTATATACAAGTAAAAAAATTGGATATTGCATTTCTATACATGAAAAAGGCCATAGATATTTTAGATGATGATATTGAACTTAGTTACGCAAAAGAATATCTGGAATTGCTTATTGAGTGCAATAAGGATGAGTCAGCATGGAAATTCTATAAGAGTTTAGCAAAAGAATTGCAAGATAATGATAGGTTGCAGATTCTAATGTGTGATATTGCTTTGAACAAAAGAGAATTAGAATTTCTAGATGAAGTATTCAGTAAAGAGATTTCTTCACTGAGAGAAGGAGATACCAAAATAGTAGATACTTGGTATAAATTCAAGGCAATGATGATAGCTGAAGAAAATAACGTAAAATATGATGAGGATTTATTGAATGAAATAAAATCCACTATAAATCCACCACAGACTATTGATTTTAGACAATTCATGTGAATATGATATATCAAATAAATAAAAATCATATAAAAAAATTTCTTCAGTATTGTGTTGGAATAATGCTAAGTGGGATGGGAATAGCTTTGTGTTATTATACGCAACTTGGTACAGATCCATTATCTGTTTTTATTGATGGAGTTCATAATGTTACTTACATTACTTATGGTGAGGCTACATTTTCAATAAATATTTTGTTGTGTATATTCTTATTTATCTTCAATAAAAAAAGTATTAATTTCGGTTTGATGTTGGCATGTATACTTCCTGGGGTTTTCTTAGATATGTTTTTTTGGATATTCAGTGAGATTTTACCGGATAATCCACCTCAGATGATTAATGTATTGATTATGTTTATATCTGTAATAATATGTTCTCTGGGTGTTAGTATATATATACATGCTAAAATAGGAGCTGCACCAGTAGATAGTATTCATTTATTTGTTATAAATAGATTTCATATTAGATACAAATTCGTTAGATTAGCAAGTGATATTATATTTCTCGCTTTTGGTTTTTTGTTAGGAGGAGTAGTTGGCGTCGGAACAATTATTTCATTGTGTTTTTTTGGAATTTTAACGGATTTCTTTCTGAATAAAATGAATTAAAATTAAAGAGACTATTTAAAATGATTTATTGAGATATTAAATATAAATTCATTTTGGATGAGTCTCTTTTAGTTATGTATTCGCTACGTCTCATAAAATATTTCAAGGAAAATAGAAATTAGAACCTTCTTATTTAATTAAAAGGCTTTTGAGAATAAAAATATAGGTGTTTCTTCTATTTGCGAATTATGAATAGACTTAAAAATGAATTAATCTTATAATTATATTAGATAGCACGAAGAGGTGAAATGATGGAACTCATTTACAATAAATCAAGATTAACTTATATATCTAATATCAATAAGGTACAAGATTACATTGAAAAGAATCTAGAAGAAGATTTGACTATAGATGAACTTGCTCGTATAGCATCTTTTTCACGTTTCCATTTCCAGAGAATCTATAAACAGATGACAGGAGAGAGCTTGTACAGTTATATAAAGAGACTTCGTTTGGAAAGAGCTGCATTTATTCTAGATACTAACAAAAACAGATCAATACAGGATATATCGCTATCACTTGGCTATGCTAACCAAGCATCTTTTGCAAAGGCTTTCAAGAATACATATGGCGTTAGTGCCAGTAGCTATAGAAATTCAAATAAATCATATAGAGATACAATTCATAGAAACTCGAATATCAATTATAATAATACGAATAATAGCACAAATGGAAAAGTGTATGACAATATAATCAGCTATAATAGACCTATAAAATTATCTGTTCAGATTATTGATCCTATAGAAGCAATCTATACAAGGCATACTGGTTCATATGCAGGAGATAGTGAACTTTTTGAACAATTATTCAATAAACTATATTCATATGTAGTTTCTCATAACTATTTAGAAAAAGATTCGCAGTGGTTTGCTGTTTATCATGATTTTGGGGAACTGACTAGTGAAGATAAGCTTAGAATGAGTGTGTGTATGTCAATTAATAAGAATATAAGGACTTGTGATGAATTTGGCAGTATGATTTTAGAAGGTGGTAAATATGCAGTTGGAAAGTTCTTTATCAAACCAGATGAATATCAGCTGGCTTGGAATTACATGTTGTCGAAATGGTTACCTGAAAGTAGTTATGTACCAGATGATAGACTATCTTTTGAATATTATCCACCAGAAAACAATGAAAATAGCCAGGAGAGATTAGTTGATATTTTTATACCGATAGCTCCCTTATAAGGAGGTAATTATGAAAGAAATAAAGTTTCAAGCAATTGGAGGTTACAACTTACTGAAACAATCAGAAACCACAGATAAATATAAGACAGAAATTGTACTCATAGAAAAATATAAAAAAGCAGCTACTAAATTAAGTTATTTCAGTCATTGCCTTATATTTACGAAACAAGAAGAAAGACTTATGTGTTATGGAGTTAGAATTAATGATGTTAATGAAAAAACAGGAGAGATAATTGTTGAAGGAAGTAAAATCTCAGGCGATATCATAGATATAAAAGCATATTTCCCTTGTGAAGAAAGAATAACAGAAGAACTATCTTCACGATACAACAAAGAACAACGTTCCGTGATTATTCCCTTCAAGAATCAAGAGATAGGAAAATACATGTATATCAATAAAAAAAGTGTGATACATGTTGAAGAATCAAATAATCAAATAGGTCATGAAATGGCATCAGCTCTTGAAAATATTCATCAAGGGGATTATCTAAGGATCTTATGGTGGTTCCACAAACATAATAAAAAGGAGCTAAGAAATATTTGCATGGTCACTCCTCCATATGAAAATGCACCAAGAAGTGGAGTCTTTGCTACAAGATCACCTGTAAGACCCAATCCAATTGCATCCACAGTTGTTAAGGTCAAATCTGTGGATAAGTATAATCATTTTATTGAAGTCTGTGGATTTGATGGATTTGAAAACACTAGAATCCTACAGATCATGTCTTACAGTAGTGTTCCTATCTTCAATAATGTCAAAGTCCCTGATTGGGTAGAGCATTGGACCAATCATAAAATCTTTGAAGAAACTAATTTAGATAATAGGATAGAAAATATGACCAATCAAAAAGAGGTTGCCGCCAAACATGTATTTATACAAGAACTAGAACCATCAAATTTAGAATTGAACCAAGCAGGTTCTAATGAGATAGTCATAAAAAATGCATCTATCAATAATCTGAAGAACATATCATTAAAAATACCAAAAGAAAAAATAACAGTTATAACAGGAGTTAGTGGTAGTGGAAAATCAAGTCTTGCATTTGATACCATCTATTACGAAAGCAGAAAACAATTTATGGACCTTATCGCATCTAGTGTATATACATTCAATAACCTTAATGATTCTAAAGTAGAGAAGATAACAGGACTACAGCCTGCAATCGCCATCGATCAGAGAAATTTAGTCATGAATCCAAGGTCAACAGTAGGTTCAGTATCCAAAGCAGGAGAATATCTAAAACTATTATTTGCTACAATCGGTAGAAGGATATGTCCATATTGCCATGAAGTAGTTCCAGAAAATAATGTTTGCAGTAAGTGCAAAGCTATATTTTTTGCATTGACACCATCATTATTTAGTCAAAATAATCCTGACTACATGTGTCCTGCTTGTAAAGGATTAGGTAAAGAAATGCAGATAGATGTTAATCTCATTGTAGAGGAACCAAATAAATCTATTTTAGATGGTGCTTCAACATGGTGGGGGAATCTGAGAAAACATAGAGAGAATCCCAATGCCAATTGGATGAAAGGAGAAGTATTGGCATTGGCTGAGGATATGAATGAAGATCTGGAAGTGCCTTTTAAGGAACTTACGGATGATTTTAAGAAACAACTTTTCTATGGTAGTAATGGGAGAGAAGTTACTCTTGATTATGTTAATTCTAATGGAAGAAAAGGAATTATTACTAGACCTGTTGAGGGTGCTGTTAATATAATGTACAGATTATTGAAAAGTAAGAACGGTGATAAATCTATCAAATACCTAGAACATTATTTAATAAAGAAGACTTGTAGTTCTTGCAACGGAGAAAGATTGAAAGAAGAAGGACGTCTTGTATATGTAGGTAATAAACGTTATCCAGAAGTTGTTTCCATGAATATAGATAATCTGAGAGACTGGTGTCATACAACTTATAATAGTTTAGATAATGTAGAGAGGGAAAAGACAAAATCAATATTCATTAAATTATTGTATAACCTTAAAAAAATTCAACAGGTAGGGTTAGGTTATCTAAGTCTTAATAGAAGTATACCAACTCTATCAGGGGGAGAAGCCAGAAGACTGAAATTATCAGCACAATTTGGCTCAGGGCTTTCAAATATACTTTATATAATGGATGAACCTTCTAAAGGACTACATCCAAGAGATTATTTAATGCTAATAAGGACTATAGAAGAGCTAAAAAAACTAAATAATACTATCATCATAGTTGAGCATAAGAAAGATTTTATTGAAGCAGGGGATTATTTAGTAGAAATTGGTCCTGAAGCAGGAAAATATGGAGGGCAACTTATAAGAGCAGAGGAAATCAGAAAAGAGGGAAAAGATAATATAAATAATGTTATTGAAACACATCATCATAAAAATAATCTAATTAGTCACAGATATGATTTATATCTACAACCTATAGACAAATCAGTTGATAAGGATAGACTATTAAGATTAACATGTGCATCAACGAATAATTTAAAGAACATCGACATTAATATACCCTTATCAAAAATGATTTGTGTTGTTGGAGTAAGCGGTTCAGGTAAGAGTTCCTTAATATCACAGACTTTGTATCCTGCAATTCAAAAAGAGCTAAATAAGAAAACTGAGTCTCAGGGAGAATATAAAGGAATAGAATGTGTAAGTAATATAAGAGAAGTACATTTCGTGAGTCAAAGTGCTATAGGTAAAACGTCAAGATCAAATCCAGCAACATATTCAGGAGTATTTGATTTAATTAGAGATTTTTATTCTGATTTAGATGAGGCTAGGAAGAATAAACTCACAAAAGAACATTTTAGTTTCAACAGTAAGAAGGGACAATGCCCTAAATGTAAGGGTTTAGGTCGCACAGTTGTTCCAATGCATTTCATGCCTGATATATCTACTACATGTACTGAATGCAAAGGTAAAAAATATATAGGTAAAGTTCTACAAGTGAAATATAAGGGGTATTCTATTGCCGATTTATTAGATATGGAAATAAGAGAAGTAAAAGAAATATTTGAGGATCAAAAGAATATATATACTATTCTAGATATGCTAGATAAAATTGGAGTGTCATATATAAAACTAGGACAAAGCGCTACTACTTTATCAGGAGGAGAAGCACAGCGAATTAAATTAGCAAGAAATCTATGTTCTGGCAAAGCAAAAGATGTATTATATATACTAGATGAACCGACAGCAGGCTTGCATGATAAAGATGTAAAAAAACTATTGCTTATCTTAAAAGAATTAACTAATTATAGAGCAACCGTTATTGTTATAGAACATAATCCCATATTTATTAAGGAAGCTGATTATATAATAGAAATGGGACCTGAAGGTGGAGAACGAGGTGGATATATAGTTGATGAGGGTTGGCTAAATAACTGATAGTATCACCATTAAAGCAAAATGTAATTGCACTTAATACATAATTGATTTGTCTGATTGTTTATGATATATTTGATATTATACCTTGAATTACTTAAGGTACTTGATAAACTTAAAAAATAAATTAATGAAAAAATATGGTAATATATAAATAATAGGTTTTAATATAGGAGGGTTTATATGGTTAACAAAATTAAAAGAATTATTTATGCTAGCGTAATGGTTTGTATTTTTACTCAAGCATTGCCTGTTGCTGCACATGAAACTAATGGCACTGATAGTGTATGTATTAGTATGGAAGTTAATAGTAAAAGAGCATTATTAAACGGTGAACCAATAACGTTAAATAATGCACCTTTTCTTGAAAATGGTACTGTTTATGTACCACTTAGAGAAATTATCGATCTATACGGTGGGATTGTAGCATATATACAAGACGAACAAGCTGTTTTAATAGCAATAAAAAGGATAAATGATCTGGGTTATGATCAGGGTTATTTTTCAAAAATATGGATAGGTAAACAAAAGGTTCTTACAGATACAGGAGAAGCTTTTATTCATCCAACATATCCAAAAAATTGTGTTCCTATAATAAAAAATAATACAGCTTTTATTCCCGCAGATTATATTGATTTTTGTTTGGTTGCTAATTCATTGTGGGATGCTGAACGAAATAGAATTATTTTTTATGATTCAAATGATGGTCTGAGAGTGGATAAATTTGTAATTGGTAGCGATTTTAATTCTCTTGACAAAAATATTAGAAATAGATTTAAAACTACTGGTCGTATTGTAGATCAATCTGAGGATGGTCTATTTAAAATTGAGGTTTATTCCGATGGAGATATGGAAGTAGCACTTATGACTAATAATGTGATTAATGAAGAAATACCTCCAAAAGAGATATATTCAATTGTATTAATAACGGATAAGTATAAGACTTCAAGGGGTTTAAGAGTGGGAGATAGTATAGAAAAATATTGGGATTTGTATGGAAGTACGCAATGGGTACCTGATCATTTTGTTGACAAGGTGGATGAAAATGGAATAATGACTATCCATTATAATTATTTTTTTATAGTTGAAATAGATAATGGAAAGGTATCAAAAATTATTATCAGATAGACTTAGATTATGATGCCTATGTGTATTATAATAATAATGGAGGTTAATAATAAAAGATGATATATAATAAAGACAAAAAAAAGAGATGGATTGATTATGTATTAATATTTCTATTATCCATAATTTTACATTTATTAAACGTTTATGAATTAGATATGAAAGTTATAATTGTTACAGTATTATCAAGTTGTATAATAGCTGGTATATTAGGAACAATATCAAATTGGTTAATAAAAACTAGAAATTGAATAATCTAAATATGACAATAATTTTCAATTCTTTAACCAAGACAAACAAACTAGAAAACCTAAATATTTAATCATGTATTGATTTTTCTGTATTCGGATGGACTAAGTCCAGTATGTTTTTTGAAAATATGAGAAAAATATGCAGCATCTTCAAAGCCAACCATAGAAGCTATCTTATATGTTTTGTCATCACAGGCTTTTAATAGTTGCTTAGATTTTTCTATTCTTATTTTTGTAATAGTATTAGTTAATGTTTCACCTGTTTCCTTTCTGAATAAACGGCTTAAATAGGAACTGTTGACGTGGACAATATCAGCTAGTTCTTCTAATTTGATAGTATGGACATAATTATTTTCTATATAGTCTATAGTTTTTTTATGACACTATTACTTTGTAAGGACATATTTATCAATGCTTCATTAGTTGATTTCAAGATTATTTCTAGAACATCTGATAATCTTGAAATAGATTGGCATTGTATGATTTCATTATATATGTCCTTTGATTCAGATATGATATCAGATAAATTGATGTTGTAAGTGTTCAACAGTCTGGAACAACATGAACATATATGTAGACTACTGGCTTTTATATATGAAATGGGTTCTTGTTTGCTTCTTTGGTCATTTAGTAGTTCATGCATCAATAAGGTAGCTTTTTCTAAGTTGCCATATTGTATTAATTCAATGATTGAATTAATAGTTGTAAATGCTTTATTTACTTTAGATTGAGATTTATTGTTAGTATACTCACTATAGATTGATATACTACTCTTATCGTAAAATCGATAACTTGAGCATTCATAAGCTTCTTCATATGCGATAGGAATTTCAAAGTGATTTTTATGTTGATTACTGATACCTATATTTATTGAGCAATCAGTGAAGCTCTTAGTAGATTCTATTAGATTATCACATAGTGAAATTAGATATTCCGATAAGTGATTATTTTCTTTATCGAAAGATATTAAAGTACAAAGTGTCATAGTTTCACAAGTGACAGTTATGTGACTTTTATCTTCTAATAACGTAGATAACATATTCTTGAATTTTTTCATAAAGCAGCTAGGAAGTTTTTTATTACAGGTAGTGTTAAAACTAAAAATCATTATATAAAAGGTATGGATGTCAAGATTCAATTCAAACATTTTATCGTCTATATCCAAGTTATTATCTACTGCTTCATTTATGTAGTCGATAATAAACTTTTCTTGCATTTCCTGTAAGTTTTCTGAGATTTTTTCATTTAATGTTTTGATTTTGTACTTACTATTTTGTTCTTCTGATATGATTTTTTTGGCTTTCTTTACTGCAGCTATAATACTTTCGGTTGACGAAGGTTTCAGTACAAAATCTATTACGTCATATTGTATAGCAGATTTGGCATAATCAAAATCAGAATAACCTGTAAGCAAAATGATTTTTTTGCTAGGATCGTTTTCGTATATATATTTAGCTAAATCTATGCCGCTTAAACCAGGCATTTTGATATCTGCTATTATTATATCTGGATTTTCAGTTATAATTAGATTCTTAGCAGTATTACCGTCACTTGCATCTCCGATTATTTTACAATCTATACTTTCCCAATCTATAAAATTGATTAATCCATTACGAATACATGGTTCATCGTCTACTATTATAACTTTATACATGCTGATTATCTCCTTTGTCAAATGGAATATTAATATTTACTTTAGTGCCTTTACCTATTTTACTTGATATAGATATACCATAATTATTACCATATATTAGTTTTAATCTGGTATTCACATTTTTTAATCCTATATGTTTGCGTTTGGAATTTATAGAAGTATTGTCTTTATCTATATATATAGTGGATGTGTCAAAACCTATTCCA from Vallitalea longa includes:
- a CDS encoding DUF5107 domain-containing protein; this encodes MSIYKDKLYIQGNIPIGENPLPMFRDMVKNRPVVENGTFKEEHKIKFGYETGRRVLPYRMQERYTRDRRLVDIDTIVFENDKLKATFLPAYGGRLYSLENKSTGKELLYKNNIFQPANLAIRDAWFSGGIEWNIAQYGHTFSTCSPMFFAICEDDDGNEFLRMYEYERCKSIFWNIDFHLPEGRDVLSAYVRIVNDNNHTIPMYWWTNIAVEEKRDIRVFSGSNDIIYQDVETMKKINNQHAYGYGQMPHIYSFGDMDVSYPEKFKTSIEYFFQNENDDTPWEAVKYNNGDIFIERSSNRIHYKKMFCWGTHKGGKSWQHLLSANDTDAYLELQSGMANTQEHGIDMPPNTVWDFAEFFSSTNMKVDNMRDDWKLEKEEIYKCVENKINSSDVNEYYEEMKKLAEHAPKKIIYHGSGWGALEIERRKKYNQQDIPKGLIFPKETLSEEQDDWFHLLSYNMMPKIKGSELPASWMVDKKWQYILEKSTDIETNVMSIIHLGNIYYENGERKKAIDMWEKSIKLTPTALAYRNIAYYYIQVKKLDIAFLYMKKAIDILDDDIELSYAKEYLELLIECNKDESAWKFYKSLAKELQDNDRLQILMCDIALNKRELEFLDEVFSKEISSLREGDTKIVDTWYKFKAMMIAEENNVKYDEDLLNEIKSTINPPQTIDFRQFM
- a CDS encoding YczE/YyaS/YitT family protein, whose protein sequence is MCYYTQLGTDPLSVFIDGVHNVTYITYGEATFSINILLCIFLFIFNKKSINFGLMLACILPGVFLDMFFWIFSEILPDNPPQMINVLIMFISVIICSLGVSIYIHAKIGAAPVDSIHLFVINRFHIRYKFVRLASDIIFLAFGFLLGGVVGVGTIISLCFFGILTDFFLNKMN
- a CDS encoding AraC family transcriptional regulator codes for the protein MELIYNKSRLTYISNINKVQDYIEKNLEEDLTIDELARIASFSRFHFQRIYKQMTGESLYSYIKRLRLERAAFILDTNKNRSIQDISLSLGYANQASFAKAFKNTYGVSASSYRNSNKSYRDTIHRNSNINYNNTNNSTNGKVYDNIISYNRPIKLSVQIIDPIEAIYTRHTGSYAGDSELFEQLFNKLYSYVVSHNYLEKDSQWFAVYHDFGELTSEDKLRMSVCMSINKNIRTCDEFGSMILEGGKYAVGKFFIKPDEYQLAWNYMLSKWLPESSYVPDDRLSFEYYPPENNENSQERLVDIFIPIAPL
- a CDS encoding TrmO family methyltransferase domain-containing protein; translated protein: MKEIKFQAIGGYNLLKQSETTDKYKTEIVLIEKYKKAATKLSYFSHCLIFTKQEERLMCYGVRINDVNEKTGEIIVEGSKISGDIIDIKAYFPCEERITEELSSRYNKEQRSVIIPFKNQEIGKYMYINKKSVIHVEESNNQIGHEMASALENIHQGDYLRILWWFHKHNKKELRNICMVTPPYENAPRSGVFATRSPVRPNPIASTVVKVKSVDKYNHFIEVCGFDGFENTRILQIMSYSSVPIFNNVKVPDWVEHWTNHKIFEETNLDNRIENMTNQKEVAAKHVFIQELEPSNLELNQAGSNEIVIKNASINNLKNISLKIPKEKITVITGVSGSGKSSLAFDTIYYESRKQFMDLIASSVYTFNNLNDSKVEKITGLQPAIAIDQRNLVMNPRSTVGSVSKAGEYLKLLFATIGRRICPYCHEVVPENNVCSKCKAIFFALTPSLFSQNNPDYMCPACKGLGKEMQIDVNLIVEEPNKSILDGASTWWGNLRKHRENPNANWMKGEVLALAEDMNEDLEVPFKELTDDFKKQLFYGSNGREVTLDYVNSNGRKGIITRPVEGAVNIMYRLLKSKNGDKSIKYLEHYLIKKTCSSCNGERLKEEGRLVYVGNKRYPEVVSMNIDNLRDWCHTTYNSLDNVEREKTKSIFIKLLYNLKKIQQVGLGYLSLNRSIPTLSGGEARRLKLSAQFGSGLSNILYIMDEPSKGLHPRDYLMLIRTIEELKKLNNTIIIVEHKKDFIEAGDYLVEIGPEAGKYGGQLIRAEEIRKEGKDNINNVIETHHHKNNLISHRYDLYLQPIDKSVDKDRLLRLTCASTNNLKNIDINIPLSKMICVVGVSGSGKSSLISQTLYPAIQKELNKKTESQGEYKGIECVSNIREVHFVSQSAIGKTSRSNPATYSGVFDLIRDFYSDLDEARKNKLTKEHFSFNSKKGQCPKCKGLGRTVVPMHFMPDISTTCTECKGKKYIGKVLQVKYKGYSIADLLDMEIREVKEIFEDQKNIYTILDMLDKIGVSYIKLGQSATTLSGGEAQRIKLARNLCSGKAKDVLYILDEPTAGLHDKDVKKLLLILKELTNYRATVIVIEHNPIFIKEADYIIEMGPEGGERGGYIVDEGWLNN
- a CDS encoding stalk domain-containing protein → MVNKIKRIIYASVMVCIFTQALPVAAHETNGTDSVCISMEVNSKRALLNGEPITLNNAPFLENGTVYVPLREIIDLYGGIVAYIQDEQAVLIAIKRINDLGYDQGYFSKIWIGKQKVLTDTGEAFIHPTYPKNCVPIIKNNTAFIPADYIDFCLVANSLWDAERNRIIFYDSNDGLRVDKFVIGSDFNSLDKNIRNRFKTTGRIVDQSEDGLFKIEVYSDGDMEVALMTNNVINEEIPPKEIYSIVLITDKYKTSRGLRVGDSIEKYWDLYGSTQWVPDHFVDKVDENGIMTIHYNYFFIVEIDNGKVSKIIIR
- a CDS encoding helix-turn-helix domain-containing protein; the encoded protein is MDYIENNYVHTIKLEELADIVHVNSSYLSRLFRKETGETLTNTITKIRIEKSKQLLKACDDKTYKIASMVGFEDAAYFSHIFKKHTGLSPSEYRKINT
- a CDS encoding response regulator, with translation MYKVIIVDDEPCIRNGLINFIDWESIDCKIIGDASDGNTAKNLIITENPDIIIADIKMPGLSGIDLAKYIYENDPSKKIILLTGYSDFDYAKSAIQYDVIDFVLKPSSTESIIAAVKKAKKIISEEQNSKYKIKTLNEKISENLQEMQEKFIIDYINEAVDNNLDIDDKMFELNLDIHTFYIMIFSFNTTCNKKLPSCFMKKFKNMLSTLLEDKSHITVTCETMTLCTLISFDKENNHLSEYLISLCDNLIESTKSFTDCSINIGISNQHKNHFEIPIAYEEAYECSSYRFYDKSSISIYSEYTNNKSQSKVNKAFTTINSIIELIQYGNLEKATLLMHELLNDQRSKQEPISYIKASSLHICSCCSRLLNTYNINLSDIISESKDIYNEIIQCQSISRLSDVLEIILKSTNEALINMSLQSNSVIKKL